gttcACTTAGCAATAATATCTTAGATAGTGGTAGAAAGTAAACTTTTATGTACAACACTCTAAAGCATGAGAGCTTGCTTtacttttttcacaaaatgtaAAGAGAAATTTTATTCTCTCGAAAAAATCAACAACAATTACTCTACCTTCCTTCTTTATCCTATTCCCTccactttttctcttttaatttcagCAATTTTATTCCCTCCAAACAATAATATCTTATTTTGTGTactatttttttgcaaaactttTATTCTAATCAAACAaatgtgagaaaaaaataatttttctttttctttttcttttctttcacctcactttccattttatttttcttgctcaTCAAACAGACCAagagaacggggcctaaaatTAATGCtctgcaaaaattattttactaaCCAATCATTCTACCATCACACTTATTCACACACCCAATCACACATTTACACTCATAATAAAGGTGAAATCCGCACACATTACACTCTCAATGTGTAGGCTCCACCTTGTTTTTTGAGTGTTGATTCCAGCTGATTTGCGGTAATAGTGCGACCTATCTTCCATGGGAAAATCTATTCGGTGCCCCAGGGCGCCGCGTGGCGGTGCGCCTAGTTCTTTCAACCACTCATTGTAATGAAGTCAAGGCAATGCATACGGTCTCCACCACAACGTAGGATTAAAAACAGGCCTGGGGCACGGGGCACGGTGCGTGCGGGACACTGGATAATCTCTGGTAACATGTACGGCCGTAGtaaccaaaagtcaagaatggTTTGACAGTTGACACCTTATTGTTGTCTTTGATATACTGTAAAAAGGAGCAGTGGGAAAACATGTGGTCGGTATTCCCTcgcatgtttttgttttgtcggGTAATGCAGATGGGTCAAAAATCTTATTATGGATAAAGACAAGGAAGAcgaaaacattttattattggaaatttttttttatccccaccgtccataaaaaaatgaaatgataatgtcaaaattgttttttttgttattgccAAAATTTTAGTGTACAAAAGACTTGTACCAtttgcaatgtacaagacttttatgtattagagtttttgtaccaacaaaaataattttgacattatcattttctcATAAATTTGTTCGGTTTATAtaaaacgagaacttaaaaataatatatttctttctaaaaaattttaaattttttcataaactaaaaaaGAACTCGTTGATGTCTAATactaaattgttgaatttttttgcaaaaatcgtactgattttagtttttattttgtgaatcaaccaaactttatgggacggGAGAGTATTTGAAGAAATAGTACTCCAAGTAGGTCTCTTTTTTGAGCAGCACGAAAAGAGTAGTTAAAAAGTCTTCTCCCAATCCAAGTTCTGGTGGTGGACCGCTCGATCTCATCAATAAAGTTGTACTAACTCTCCAGGTCCCACACTTCAATCAACACTCAAGATAACAGTTAGCGCTGTACCATTGTATCGGCCTGGACCACCATTGCGGTCCAGCATTAACCTATATAAACCCTGGTCCTAGCCCCTGGACCACCGTGGTCCAGACCCTACCTAATTTTTCGACACCTTTTTCCTTCTATAATAATTTGTGTAAACGAGCCAAATTGAACCGTATTTTATAGTATTTAAGCTCTGTTCGGTTACAAAAAGCATAATACTTAAGCTTGAATTCGACTCAATTACTAAAACGAGTTGAGCAAAACCGAGTTGAAGtttgcaatttcaagctcagAAATTTGAGTTCAAACTTAACTCAATTACTCAACTTGCGAGCTCGATTCGTGTGAAGCCCCATTTTTAATCATTTCTTAAATCTGGAGAGCGTGACAGACGCTAATCACTGTGACTCCACTTTAATTACACTAGCCCAAACAATTGGCCTTCCCAAAAAACattaaataataatattattattattattggcCTCCCACTAACATGCTTTACTTCTCTCTTAACGACACCTTAAACCAAAAACATGCTTAACGTGTCCAATCATTATGCCAAAGTGCGTCAAACACACTGGGCCCCACTCGCTCACGTGTCAAAATCCCATTGGTTTGTCCTGATTAAATCTATTGACATCACTGTGTAAAGTACGTTCTCTCACTCCCTTCGTCTTCAACATAAGCCAAGGGGTCGGTGGCATTTTAATGGCCCGCCGGTACTATTTCCTCTCTCACCAcatttccctttctctctcctcctcgaACCCACACTTTATATCTCTCGTCTGTCTATTTGCCAAACCAATAAACACACAACGCCAAAAACAATCAACAACATAATAATCAGCCAAGCGCGACACTTATCGAATCCAGACTTTACAAGCTAGCGCAACAATCTCTTCTTCATATGGCGGACGAGTTCTCGAGATCAGTGGCAGTCGGCCTAAACCTCTCGAAACGGATCTACTACGGTAAAGACCGGTCTCTATTGCCCCCGGAGCTGCCGAAGGCGATGGAGAGGTCGGAGAGCTTGCTTCCGACTGCTCCGATGGTGTACGCGGTGATATCGGAGCCATCGGTAGTGGATAATCCGGATATCCCGAGCTACCAGCCGTACGTTCTCGGCCGGTGCGATCCGCCGGCGTTGATTCCGCTGCATATGCACGGGATTGCGGTGGAGGTGGATTGTTACTTGGATACTGCTTTCGTTACGGTTAGTGGGACGTGGCGAGTTCATTGTGTTATGGCGGGGCAAAGCTGTGATTGTCGTATTGGGATACCGATGGGCGAGCAGGTAGTGATTACTATATCTTCTTCGCCGTTGaattagagcatctccgacGCGGGTTGAGGTCTAGTCCAGTCTGTCTTTCATTCAGTCCCACGGAAATGCCGGCGACACGTCTCTTAGCCACTCctcaaacacttctctctcACAAGTAGTAAACTCCACAGTGTATGGACTCCACTGCTTGTGCTTGTGAGAGAGGCGTCTATGGAGTGGCCGAAAGACGTGTTTATAGCATATGATTGGTTTCCGATTACTATTGTGAGCCCATCTGAAAACCAAGCTCGATGTGTATGGATGGGAGGGACTCGGGAGACTAGACTGAACTGGACCTGTacccctccaacgggataccaTCCCTCTGTTCATCGGGGCCATGTCTTTTGTGTACAATTTCTAAAAActtttctctttaattattattctcatttctccttCTATTTCTCCTATcttaaatccaaaatcccaaaccaAATTGGCGTGGAAGCCACGCGCTAATGCTTTGAGGCTTTTTCCACCACAAATTGGTGTGGAAGTCACACACTTAATAATGGAGCCCACACCAATGTGTGACCGCTAATGCTTTGAGGCTTTTTCCACCACAAATTGGTGTGGAAGTCACACACTTAATAATGGAGCCCACACCCAATGTGTGACGGAAAAACCCCTGGAGGACCATGTATTGCTGCTGCCCGagcaattattatttttggccTGTTAATTTggtcttttgttttatttaacaTTGTTTTCGTGACCAATTTTTTCTGCACCAATCGAAAATAGTCAATTAGGTcttgtaaagaaaaaaatattcataatctTCCCAAACAAATGCACGTTTTTTAAAGTTGGTTTAATAAGTGAAAggagggagtactatatatTTTCGTAGCGAAAGTGCATGAAAAAGCATAGATTTAAATATCTTATGTGTCATTTTAATTGATGTGCTCAAAATTACTTTCGCTTTTTAGCCATTCATATTATTCAACTTAatatagtttgttttttttttaaacacaattCAACTTAATATACTCTAtccgtcctaatttatttgTCCCAGCTCTATTCtaattggattaaaaaattagttatatctttaaagtggtaataaattttatatccaatatagatcttatttgatagatctcgatttgttctataattcaatatttttgaaatcacttaaaatattataaattacaagatataattaattgaaaaatagcacgaactctaaaaaatgtcaactaaattgggacgaagggagtagttGATGAATCATGATGAtgtagttctctctctcttacatgtGGCTTTCTCTTATTCGCGGTAAAAATGGACTCGCAGTGGCGTACTAAAAATTATGTTTTGCCTCTTTAAAATCTTAATTTTACTTTAACCGTACGAAATTGGTTTTTTTACTACCATCCTCCCAATTTTTAGTAAAACCAATTTTGGTTTTTAGTAATAGTTTTACATGTGAGCCCCTCTTTGTGAGATTCCTGCATGGCTGCATCGACTGTGAGCCCACTGGAGATTCTCTTTCCACTATTCTTTTGATCCAGTCGtttattgccgagatgagattcggACCGTTGGATGGACGAACAGACTACCCAGATTGGGCACAACACGCATTCTGTGCACTTGTATACAACAGGCCCCCATTAACATCCGTTTCCATAGTTTTAGCGTTTTTCGGAAAACCATGCTATTTttctatcaaaaaaataaaacaattaattcctttcatagtttttgaattttttcgcaccatTTTAAAAATCTACTTAGTTTAGTTCTAAAAAATGGTGCTTAAAAGTTTATCACGTATAATACGGAATGAACGGGCAGTAGTACTACACATGAGACGCCTGGTCATTCATTAAATCCGCCACTGCTTGAAATGAATCTAGGTTGGTTAAGGTACGAATTTGCCATTCTTGGCACCAAAGATGGCTCTAATGGGAAATGGAGAAATTTTCAGACTTCAACAACGATAAAATataccgttcaaaaaaaaccaaaacaaagatATACTATATATGCTCTGCCGAACCCGGTTACGTGTAAATGATTTTAATGGtggctgagcaaaaaaaaaaaagatagaagaTTTTAATGGTGGATTCTTCATGGCATGTTATACTACATTTTGCTGCTCATACGCTTAGTGCTTTATTGCTTTTGATCGTTTTAGTTCTCAAGAAATAAATGGTTTGGCTAACAGGGTTCAGTTCTAGGTGTCGAGGTGGATGATGGTACAAGATTATACCAGACCCAACTGATCACACTGCAAGATACAAAAGATGTAGAAAAAGTCGCAAAGGCCAAAGACGGGTTTTACCTAAAACGACGAATATTGACGCTAAAAGTTCCCCAGGTTAGTTCTAACAAGTACTAATTTCATCCAACTTGTGAACcaatgtttgtttttttttttttttttcttcttcatattTGGGTTGGTTTAGTTTTTCCTAATTGAGCAACGTTTCTGTTTTGATAATCCAAGGTTGAAGGGGGGTCAAATCTTTACATGAAAGTGAGTTGGTCTCAGAAGTTATTATACCAAGATGGTCAATTCTGCCTCACTCTGCCGTTTAGTTTTCCAGCTTATGTCAAACCTGTAGGTAAGAAGATcattaaaagagaaaagatagtGTTGTCAGTGAATCCTGGCACTGGGAAAGAAGTTTTATTGAGGAGCAGTAGCCATCGTCTTAAGGTACGTTTGATCAATCGCTTCGGTCcagtcaaaagactcaaaactatACCTCAAATAACAGGTGTTGTTTTACTTGCCAGGAAGTAACTCGGCAGGTTGGGAAACTAGGTTTCTTATACGAAGCACAAGTTTCATCGTGGTCTAGCACCgacttctttttttcatatGATGTAAGACCTTGgacctatttttttatttactacAAAAAGTGATTTCTAGTCATCTATACCTCCTTCAACATGGACTGAAGTGTTTTCCTTTACCACATCTCAGGTCTCTTCAAGTGACATATTCGGTGGTTTATTGTTGCAATCTGCATCTCTGCATGACATTGATCAGAGAGAGATGTTTTCTCTTTACGTTTTCCCCGGCAATGGTCAGCATAGGAAGGTAAGTTTTGTCCCAATTATGAACCAATCTATATGGGATTTTCTAATTCTCTAGTCTCACTTGCCCGCGATAAATGGGTTCTTGTCACATCTGTTGTTGTATGATTTGGTTTAAGTTCTGTTTTGGTTGATGTAGTACTACTGAAGCTGCACAATTGTGAGTCATAAGATAGAGGAATTATTATCTGGAAGTCTGAAACCCATCAACTTGTGCAAATGGTCTTTCTTCAAAACCAGTTCAACCCAAGCCAAAGTTAGAATTAGTTGAATTTGGTGAATCAGCTGCTTATGAACTTGTGCAAAATTGAGGGCATAAGTCCCTTCTCTAATACCTAACTTCCTCTTATTCTCAGCTGCTAAGGCTTGTTCAAATTATTGGTCTGGTTGAAGATTTAAGTTTAACAAACTTGTGATTCTGCACTTAAAATTTATGCTAAAAGGATTAACATTAACAAATTAAGCATGAAATTTTTGCCAGTTTCTTACGTTTTATGCAAGATAGTGTTGTGTTGATGGATTATTTGATAACTTTCAAGTCTCTCACACTTGTCTATTTGTGAAATGTATTTATTGTATGTTTTCTGACTATTCTTCTGCGGCAAAACTTTGATTTTTCCATAGCCTGGTCCTCACCCGTTCTTATGACTGTGAAGGTTTTCAGAAAGGAAGTGGTATTTGTAGTAGACGTTAGTGGAAGCATGAGGGAGGGGCCTCTTGAGAATACAAAAGTAGCTCTGTTGGCAGTCCTCTCGAAGCTCAGCCCTCTAGATTATTTTAACATCATAGCTTTCAATGAGAGCACTCAGTTATTCTCATCATCATTGGAGCCAGCAACCAAGGAGGCAATCGAAAATGCCACTCAGTGGATTAGCAGAAGTTTTATTGCCGAGGGTGGCACTAACATCTTGCTTCCCCTAAATCAGGTACTTGATTCTATTCATGTGATATGCTTTTCTTCCCCTGTAAATGTCTGGTGCAGGCATAAATGAATATGACTTGTGGCTACAAACCTAATAACCTACTGCCACACTCAGTCACTTACATGGCATGCATTTGGGTTGTCTTTGGTTCTAGTAATTATAAATGGGGTCTGTTTAGGTATCCTCTTGACAGAACTGTGCTTAAGACCATACAGAATGTGTCTCACTCTTGTCATGGATCATGAGTGGTGTTCGTTAGCACTTGAATGGATTGAAATATAGGACTGACACTTCATTAACTACTCATTTCGTAcctgttttgttgtggtctctctctataagtttcCCTTATTGAGTAAAGGCTTTTAAATGTTCCGATGTCTATTTTTTGTCTCTGTATTGGAAGTATATTACTATGTTGGTCTCATGAACTGCTCTATGCCAGGCACTCGAAATGTTGGCCAAAACCAAAACTAGTGAATCTGTTCCTCTCATTTTCCTGATTACTGATGGCACTGTTGAAGATGAAAGACATATCTGTAATGAAGTGAAAAGTCGTCTCTCTGATGGAAGATCGATTTGTCCCCGAATTTCCACTTTTGGCATAGGTGAGAATAGAGATATTGCTTTAGTACTACTATTATCTCTAGagcattgtactttcttttcttttttttaagtctCACAAAGTTGGTAACTGGAAAGTATTTACGTGTGGGATGCCTTTCCAGGTTCATATTGCAATCACTACTTCCTACAAATGCTAGCACACATTGGGAGGGGCTATTACAGTGCTTCATATGATGTAGGTCAGTTATGGAataccaaaccgagccttatgtcccaatcacttggggtcggctgcTTTCAGTTGTGGAATGACGCCAAGTAATCTATTTCACCTGCTTTCAGTACGATGGGTAGTAGTGCAGTACTATTGACGTAATTTTACCATTGCAGTGAAAAATACAGACACTGATTGATTTGCAGTGAAGAACAAAGTTACATTGATTTGCAGTTTACGTTGAAGAATCTCTTCTgttgatgtttttcttttaatgcTCATTTTCACAGATTCGATCAACCTTCAAATACAAACACTGTTCAATACTGCTTCGGCAGTCATCCTTGCGAATATCGGTATTGATGCATTTGAATGTCTGGATTCACTTGAGGTATCTAATTATGACAGCGTTCATATTCATTTCATTCTCATTATGTTCAGAAGTATGTATCCGTATAAACACTCCATAGTCATCTGGAAACACGATTCATAATTCTCATATTCGTCATATACATTTGTTACtcccccaaaccaaaccaaatagagCCTTGTGTCTCAATcgattggggtcggctacatgaatcctgtttttccattgagctctgtctaGGGCTACCTCTTCACTTAGATTTAGAATATCATTGCAGATAATATTCCGTGGTGTATTTGTTACTGCCCCATATAAACGACATATCTTTCTTATGGCTTATCTTTGCTTCATATCTGCTTGATTGGTGGTGCATTGAGTGGTTTGAATACGTGACATCCATAATTCTCCACGGGACCAGAGATGCTAATGAAACTAGAATTAAGATGGAACTTTTCTGTTGTCCGCAGTAGGAgaatttttttgcttattttcttcCCCGTTACCTTTTattcaagaaaatgaaatttgcaTCTAAGCTGGCTACCTTCCTGCCAAGAAAATCGATGGGTTATTATATTTGCTGACAACGAAATGAGCATTGATTAAGGAGGTTATGGAACATGCAGAAAGAAAGAAtgcgaggggggggggggggggtgcgcGGAGATAATGGCCTCAAAACAGGTGCTATGGGAAATAGGATTCCGACAAAAATAGCACAAGGAATACAATTAGAATATGTGATGCCCTGGGAGCCGTTTAGAATTCAATGATTTGTACACAGCATGGTGAATGGTTTTTGCTGTAATGTTCATGAGCAATAGCTTTACTGAAGTTCAATTCAGTACCCACGTGTGTACTAGATTCTAAGCTGGCCATACCGTATCAAGATACCGAATTTCTTGCGCTTATCTAATCTCTGCTCAGCTACATCTATTTTCATGTGCTTTCTGTGCTCCTCATTGCAGATATACCCAAATCACATCCCAGACCTTTCCTCAGGAAGTCCATTGATTGTATCGGGGAGATACCATGGAAACTTTCCAGACTCTTGTAAAGCAAGTGGAATCTTGCCAGATATGAGCAATTTCATCGTCGATTTGAAAGTACAAAAACCGAAGGGTATGGCTCTGGACAGGGTAAGGCTTCCACTTTGTTTTCATTTGAAGCTTGAACAAAATTGGTCCATGTAACTTGGTTTCATCTGAACATCTTGCACTGCTTTGAAGGTTTCATTTTGCAAGCGATAGGATGAGTTATGATATGGTCCTGATATATACTTCGAAGTcatggataaaaataaataaagtaaaaaagaaaacacaaacgCAGTAAAAGTTACACCCAAATGGAAATTTGTGATAGCATTGCAATTTGCATACCTAAATATCTGATTGCTTCCTTTCTTGCAGGTATTGGCGAGGAGACAAATTGATATTATCTCAGCTCATGCTTGGTTGACAGAAAGCAAACAATTAGAGGAGAAGGTTTGTCTTACTCCGTCTCCTTAAAATTGGTTGAACAATAACCTAGCTAGTAGGTAATATTATTTGGATAACATGCTTATATAGAATTTGTTCTGGTCATGTATTCTAAGAAGCACGGGAACAGATATGGAGCACACGTATAAAAGGACATGTTGACTCTGGCACTTTCAGAAAAGTAGAGATGACACAGCAGGAACACAGCGAGAAATAAATATTTGCTCATGCGATAaatgaaaacataaataaactATTAAATTTATGTAACGAACAAAATTCTATTCAAGTGAATAATACCAGTAACAATTCATTTCCCTTCGAAAAGGAGAAAGGATAGAAGGCTATAATGTCTTATCTTTAGATGCCTCTAGTATTCACACATAAATAGGTAGAAGTATGGTCGAAGGTTTCAAATATCTTAAAGCCTGACAAGATATTATTATGTAGAAGATGCAGTTTCTGTTTATCCTAATTGTTGCACTTCACTTCTTTTCTTCAGCACCAAGGTGATAGGTGTGTATCCTGTGAATATTTGAAAGCATGTCTAAGCTTTGTAGGTTTGAAGTAATAGGACACAAGAAAACTTTTTATGGAAGTCCAGAAACTAGGTTTACTGATCTTTGTTCTCTAATTTGTGCAGTTGTAATAGGCTATAAATCATCCTGGCATGGTAATAATAATGTATAAATCGTCCTCAAATGTTTGGGATAGATTCTTGTCCAATTGATTATTTATCATCGTGCAGTCTACATGTAATTGCTTGACCTATTCGCTTTTCTTGTAGGTCACAAAAATGAGCATACAAACAGGGTTTCTATCGGAGTACTCCCACATGGTTTTGGTTCAGACTGATAAAGGAAAGCAAGCTTCTGATTCAATGTCAAAACAAGAGGTATGATTTTGGCAGGAGTACTAGGAAATCATCCTTTCCGGTAAACATACTGCCGCAGCGACATGGCTTAAGTTACCCACAAGTCTCTGTGACTTGCAAGCAGAAAACTAAACACTTCATATTCCATAAGTTGCAAAGGTACAAAATCCCTGCACTGGGTGAACAAAAATATTAATACAACCTTTTTGTCAAGTCTAGTCAACCTAAGTCTACCGTGGCCAATGTATCAGTTCTTTTCCGTATAATTACTCGATAATTGAAGCACGGTACTCCATTCCTTGAAATTGGGTATCCAATCTCAATCCCGGCATCATTCGTTCTATACCCAGATCTTGGAAAGATAGCTAAAAGAATTGGTGAAGGAAGCCATTTTCCATCCCTTTTGGGTGGGAGAGGAAATGAGAAGGAAACAAATACATGTTTATGAGATAAGTTTTACCGTTCTGTTATGTGCGGTACTATGTGTGAGTAAATCATTTCACTTGACAAATCCAAGAGCAGTAAATTTGTTGCGTTGCTTATAAAGCTTGTTTTTACATGAAGGATAGTCATTAGGAATGTTCATAGACTTCATTCAAAATATAtgtgattgttttctttttactcTGTGAGATCAAATTCGCCTCATTTGTTAAATCTGTATTAaggttttttttgaacggaaaATCTGTATAAAGATAACATGGTGGGACAAAATTTCTCTGCAGAAGGTGGCCCAACCGAGTGGCAAGCAAATAATTTCCCCACGGAAGCTAGGTATCGGCTTTAGAAAAATTTCCCTGAAGAAGGTGGCTCAACCGAATGGCgagcaaataattttcctacggAAGCTGGGTATCGGCTTTGGCAACTTGGTTGCAACTGCTGAGAACCGTCCTCCATGTCGCGAAGAAGTAAATCTACACGCAACCTCAGAAGTCATTGCAAAGGCTGCTGTACGTTGTTGCAGTAGGGTTGTTGATCGTTGCTGTTGCATGTGCTGCATCCAGGCTTGTTCATGGATGAATGACAAATGTGCAATTGCTCTCGCACAGCTCTGCACTGCCCTTGCCTGCCTTGAGTGCCTCAATTGTTGTTGTGAAGTCTGTTTTTCGTGTGACTGCTTctgaaaagggaagaaaaaaacagCCCGAATGTATATATTGGTGGCTGCTTctgaaaagggaagaaaaaaacagCCCGAATGTATATATTGGTGTGTTGGTTGGCTCTGTTGTGTCGCAACCTGTTGCTGTTCGTTGTATTATAGTGTTATGCGTTTCTCCTCCTTCCTGGTTGCAGTTGGAAAATGCTGATTTGTTCAGTTACATTACTTTTTTTAACCAGCTGCGACACAGCTCGATGTACTTGCATACA
This DNA window, taken from Rhododendron vialii isolate Sample 1 chromosome 8a, ASM3025357v1, encodes the following:
- the LOC131335816 gene encoding uncharacterized protein LOC131335816, with the translated sequence MADEFSRSVAVGLNLSKRIYYGKDRSLLPPELPKAMERSESLLPTAPMVYAVISEPSVVDNPDIPSYQPYVLGRCDPPALIPLHMHGIAVEVDCYLDTAFVTVSGTWRVHCVMAGQSCDCRIGIPMGEQGSVLGVEVDDGTRLYQTQLITLQDTKDVEKVAKAKDGFYLKRRILTLKVPQVEGGSNLYMKVSWSQKLLYQDGQFCLTLPFSFPAYVKPVGKKIIKREKIVLSVNPGTGKEVLLRSSSHRLKEVTRQVGKLGFLYEAQVSSWSSTDFFFSYDVSSSDIFGGLLLQSASLHDIDQREMFSLYVFPGNGQHRKVFRKEVVFVVDVSGSMREGPLENTKVALLAVLSKLSPLDYFNIIAFNESTQLFSSSLEPATKEAIENATQWISRSFIAEGGTNILLPLNQALEMLAKTKTSESVPLIFLITDGTVEDERHICNEVKSRLSDGRSICPRISTFGIGSYCNHYFLQMLAHIGRGYYSASYDVDSINLQIQTLFNTASAVILANIGIDAFECLDSLEIYPNHIPDLSSGSPLIVSGRYHGNFPDSCKASGILPDMSNFIVDLKVQKPKGMALDRVLARRQIDIISAHAWLTESKQLEEKVTKMSIQTGFLSEYSHMVLVQTDKGKQASDSMSKQEKVAQPSGKQIISPRKLGIGFRKISLKKVAQPNGEQIIFLRKLGIGFGNLVATAENRPPCREEVNLHATSEVIAKAAVRCCSRVVDRCCCMCCIQACSWMNDKCAIALAQLCTALACLECLNCCCEVCFSCDCF